Within the Serratia sp. UGAL515B_01 genome, the region AGGGCGTGAGCGAGTCGTTCCGGCTTTGCTTGCTGGTGCTTTGCTGGCATTAATCCTCACTTCAGCCTGGCAACGTAAGTGGGTTCTGGCAGCGACATTGCTGGGCACGGCGATGGATGCATTGTGGTGCTATGTCGGTGCAGTCGAATTTGCTGGCCAAAGCGGTGTGCCATTATGGATGATATCGCTGTGGTTAACTTTTAGTTGTTGGTGGTACTGGCTATTCAGCCAGATAAAGGCCACCCCGGTACTGCTTGCGTTAGTTGGCGCGGTGGCGGGGCCACTCGCTTATCTTATAGGTTGGCAATTGGGTGCTATGACATGGCTGATGCCTCCCTACAGCGTATTATTACTTATGGCACTAGGCTGGATGATTTATCTGCCCGTCATCAGTTTACCACTTCAGCGTAGGGGAACGGGATGATGTTTATTTCGCGATATGCCCCCTGCTTAAACCGCTTTATCTCACGTCTTATAGATGCAATATGCTTCCATCATTCTGACTGAGATTGACTCTCTTAAAAGTAGAAAAGCGCACGTTGTTTTCTATGCGGTCACTTATTCAATATGTAAATTTGGTCATTGCAGGTAATACTCACGTTCGATGAATGTACCGATAATTTTGTCATGCATTTCTACTGATTTTGAGTCTCCGAGAGTCTTACAGTTTAGCCGTTTTAATCGGTTGCGAAGATTCAGATTTTCACGCTCAATTCGTGGTGTATAAAGCTTACCTGCGATGTGCTTTTCATTCGGCAGCATGTCGTAAGCGCTGACGTTATCTGTGCACCAGAAGGCAACGTTTAAACCCACTAACAGCTTCAATAAATTACGGAAAGTCTTTTTGCTTCGGCGACCCAAAGCATGGGCAACAAGACGTTTGAGACGGGGTTCCCATGCATACCACAACCAGCGCTGCGGCTTCTTGCTGCCTACAAATGCCCCCATCTCATCCACTTCTCAAATGAGTTGAATTTGCAGGTTATCCAGCGGCAATGTTGTTACATTCCGCGGCGAGAGTTTTTTAAGGTGCGCACAACAGCATTGAGACTGATATGCAACGCCCGTGCGGTATCGCGGATACCTGAGTTGTTCATGGCAAAGTCAACGATTTGCTCTTTCATCCCCGGGCGGCAGGCGCGATAAGCGTAATCGAGCTGGAAAGTTCGGCAGCACATTTGGCACCGATAACGCTGATGACCAACCTTTCCCAGACCGTTTTTTTAACGGATTCAGTCTGTTCACAAAATGGGCACTTTACGTCAACTTTTGCCATTCGATACGCTCTGTCAAAAGGGTGATCTGACAACACAATCAACACCTTGAATACTTGACCAAACCTTTAAATGCCTTATAGATGCAATTATTCTGTTTGAACGCTTAACAATAACTTCCGATTTCCAATCTCTCTTTTATAAACCTCCACCTTCAATGGGGCAACAGCAGTCCCAAATCTGAGGTCAGAACTGGTAACCTAGTTTGAAACTGAATTCATTGTTTTGGATGGACTTAACACGCACCGAGTCGCCGTTAGAATCAATACCAGATCCGGCTTTACCAAGATTGATGTACTGATAGTCCAGACCTGCGAATAGATTGTCGGTAATCGGATAGGCAGCACCGATGCCAAGGCTCCAGGCGAAATTGTTACGTCTGGCATCAGGATAACACCAAGTGGAAGAGCCCTTGCAGCCATTACCCATTTCGTCGAGAGTCGCGACAATTTTGCCAAAGAGTGGGTCAATGTTAAGGCGTGCTGTGCTTTTGTTGCTAGCCAGACCAATCCCGCCTTTTACATAAGGTACGATCTTGGTTTGAGCAAAGACTAAATGATACGCTTCCGATTTGTTTGCGAAAGTTGATGACGCGCACTTCACCATTTCACAACGGCTCGATTTCTTCTTGTTTATTGCTGTGAGTACCGGTGAACTGCTTCATACCATTGATTTCATATCGCACAAGGTGACAAGAGGACGATGGCTCCTCGTTAAGCCAGGTCAGATTCAACAAATCGACCGTTCTTGCTATTGGGATGGTTTTTTTGTGCCAATCAGTTCTGAGGTTCTCGAATCAGCAGTCGGCAGTCATTCAAGCAACGATGAAGCCCATTTACTGATGGCGTTGCAAAAGATGCCCTCTGTCCTCAACCTTACTGAGGAGCAGTCCCAACTGTGTTTCAATGCCATCGAACAGATAGCATTAGATGCACAACTCACTGGGCCCGTACATTTGATTGAAATGTTATTGAAACGGCAGTTGCACGCCATTGTTCTGCGTTTACTCGTTAACCATCAGGCAAATATTGAAATCAACAGTAAACCGCCAGTCGCTTTTTTACTGTTTTTAAAATTCCGACGTGCCATAGAAGATAATTTTCGTCAATGGCACCATGTGCATCAGTACCTGGACATGCTTGGTTGCTCAGAACGAACATTGGCGCGAGCATGTGAGGCGATCTCCGCGACCACGCCAAAAGAAATGATTGATGCACGCCTTGCACTAGAGGCAAAGCGCTTGTTGACTCATACTACTATCAAATCCAATCGAGTTGCCTCAGAGCTGGGTTTCGACGATGCCAGCTATTTCATCAAATTTTTTAAACGTATGGCAGGCTATACACCAGGTGAGTTTAAGAAACGACAAGGCGTCGTTCGTGAATTTAGATAAGCAGGCGCAACGCTCGTCCAAGATAGAGGGGGCTGTGAACCCCTCTCTGAAGGTTCGTATCGCGCATCCATGCGTTCAACGTCGGCTAACCTGCATCACCTCCATCTGTAGCACTATTGCGCTCAGCTATTTAGGCTCCTGGAATGAATGACAAATCTGCAGAGAACCGATTTGGACGTATTTGCAGTTTTGTCATGCAACTCTAATTATTTAATGTATAGAAGCTTACTTACTCTCTTGAGCATGTCTCTGAGTTTAAACTTTCCTTGGTATCCCCAGGTACATTACCCGCAAAGCGTCGAACTCGATCCAGCAATGCCGCAGACGAGTGTTCATAATCATAACAATAAGGCGGCACAGGCACTTGGTGGGCGTTATAATCTTCAAGCACCTCACGTGCGTCGGCCAGATAAAGATTATCCCTGACCTTCAAAAAAGCCTTTGCGTCATGTGTGTACCCATACAGATCTTTTGTCTCGTTATAGCGTTGCTGGTCGGACTCACCATTTTTCAATGTGCTTCTGGCAGGCGCACTAGCAATATAATTGCAATAACTGACATTCACTCCCTCCACAGTCGGAAAGAAATCTGGCTCATTACAAGGCCTTTGGGAGAGGTTAACGAAGATATTTCCCTCCACCAATGCTCGAGCTTCAAGGCTGAAACTCATACCGTAAAAATCCCAGTTCTCCAAGACATTGTTATAAAGATGGAATGTGCCGAATTGTGCCCTTGGGTTACGTTGCACCGTGTTGAAGAAATAATTGTGATGCAAAGTGACCCGAGCCTGGGAGTCACGATCATAATGTTCGAATAAATTGTTCGACGTGATATTATTGAGCAACATCACCTTATTATCATCATGAAAACGAATCCATGACAGCGTTACGTCCGTCGCGCCGTTTTTAACGTTAACCAACCGGTCAGAGAAACGTGATAAATCGAGATGATTGATCCAGATCGTATGTGAAAAATTAGCGATATTGATAGCCTGTGAAAAGGTACGTAACCGTCCATCTATAGTTAGATGAGTGACGATGACATTCTCGCTATTATAGATGCCCAGTCCATAATCCAGCAGCTTCACCTGCTGATCACGACCATCAATCGTCACGTTGGAAGGTACCCGAATCTGTGAATTGAGCTTGATCGTCATGTCGGATGCAAAACGTATCCAGATAGGTTCATGCGAATCACTTGCTTGTTCAATCGCTTCTCGCAGAGTCTTTGACCCAGCATCTTCCCTTGATGACACGAGCACGACGCGTCCTTCTAGTCCTCCCGTCGCGAAGCGGCCGTATCCTTGTCGTTGCGCTAGAAGAGATTTTACAAATGCACAATCTGCCGATGCCCTGGGGCATACTTGGAGTATTTGGGATGCAGGGTAGGCTTGTGAGATCGGCGCAATGACACAGAATGTAATAAGTAGCATGTTTGATATACGCACAACGAACCCGTTGGCAAATAGTCGACATACATCGCTCCTATTATTGAGCGAGTCATGAATACGCCGATCCCTGTGTTTACCCATGTTGCATACTCACATCGGCGAGCAAATGCACGTACCATGGCAGTGCTTCTTTCATCCCCGCTTTCAGATCGAATAGTGGTACATAGCCTAGACCGAGCTGTGCCTTGGATACATCGGCTTGAGAATGGCGCACGTCACCTGCTCTTGGTGTCTTGTAGATAGGTTGGCGATCATAATCAAATCCTAGCAATGCCATATTGTTGCGTATGATCTCGAACAACTGATTAAGGGTAGTGCGTCCGCCCACAGCGACGTTGTAGACTTCGCTCCTCCCGGTCATATCTTGCAACGCGGCGCGTAGATTAGCTTGTACTACATTGCCGATGTAACAAAAATCGCGGCTGGTCTCTCCATCGCCAAAAATTTCGACATCCTTCCCTGCGAGCATCGCAGCGATCCATTTAGGGATCACCGCTGCATATGCACCTGCAGGGTCTTGGCGCGCACCAAAAACATTAAAGTAG harbors:
- a CDS encoding DUF2878 domain-containing protein; its protein translation is MTLNARFWFITLCFDAYWTLAVLGRERVVPALLAGALLALILTSAWQRKWVLAATLLGTAMDALWCYVGAVEFAGQSGVPLWMISLWLTFSCWWYWLFSQIKATPVLLALVGAVAGPLAYLIGWQLGAMTWLMPPYSVLLLMALGWMIYLPVISLPLQRRGTG
- a CDS encoding outer membrane protein, encoding MVKCASSTFANKSEAYHLVFAQTKIVPYVKGGIGLASNKSTARLNIDPLFGKIVATLDEMGNGCKGSSTWCYPDARRNNFAWSLGIGAAYPITDNLFAGLDYQYINLGKAGSGIDSNGDSVRVKSIQNNEFSFKLGYQF
- a CDS encoding helix-turn-helix domain-containing protein, translated to MFAKVDDAHFTISQRLDFFLFIAVSTGELLHTIDFISHKVTRGRWLLVKPGQIQQIDRSCYWDGFFVPISSEVLESAVGSHSSNDEAHLLMALQKMPSVLNLTEEQSQLCFNAIEQIALDAQLTGPVHLIEMLLKRQLHAIVLRLLVNHQANIEINSKPPVAFLLFLKFRRAIEDNFRQWHHVHQYLDMLGCSERTLARACEAISATTPKEMIDARLALEAKRLLTHTTIKSNRVASELGFDDASYFIKFFKRMAGYTPGEFKKRQGVVREFR
- a CDS encoding polysaccharide lyase family 1 protein translates to MLVSSREDAGSKTLREAIEQASDSHEPIWIRFASDMTIKLNSQIRVPSNVTIDGRDQQVKLLDYGLGIYNSENVIVTHLTIDGRLRTFSQAINIANFSHTIWINHLDLSRFSDRLVNVKNGATDVTLSWIRFHDDNKVMLLNNITSNNLFEHYDRDSQARVTLHHNYFFNTVQRNPRAQFGTFHLYNNVLENWDFYGMSFSLEARALVEGNIFVNLSQRPCNEPDFFPTVEGVNVSYCNYIASAPARSTLKNGESDQQRYNETKDLYGYTHDAKAFLKVRDNLYLADAREVLEDYNAHQVPVPPYCYDYEHSSAALLDRVRRFAGNVPGDTKESLNSETCSRE